The Thermococcus thermotolerans genome contains a region encoding:
- a CDS encoding glucodextranase DOMON-like domain-containing protein, with the protein MKRWIALLLAILVVGSIVGANVKTVGAAEPKPLNVIIVWHQHQPYYYDPIQDIYTRPWVRLHAANNYWKMAYYLSQYPDVHATIDLSGSLIAQLAGYMNGAKDNYQIVTEKIANGEPLTVGEKWFMLQAPGGFFDHTIPWNGEPITDPNGNPIRDFWDRYTELKNKMMAAKAKYANLPLEEQKVAVTNEFTEQDYIDLAVLFNLAWIDYNYIMTHPELKALYDKVDEGSYTRADVKTVLDAQMWLLNHTFEEHEKINLLLGNGNVEVTVVPYAHPIGPILNDFGWESDFDEHVKKADELYKQYLGGGTALPKGGWAAESALNDKTLEILADNGWQWVMTDQMVLGKLGIEGTVENYYKPWVAEFNGKKIYLFPRDHALSDRVGFTYGGMNQYQAVEDFVNELLKLQKQNYDGSLVYVVTLDGENPWEHYPYDGKLFLTELYKKLTELQEQGLIRTLTPSEYIQLYGDKANKLTPQMMERLNLTGDNVNALLKAQSLGELYDMVGVKEEMQWPESSWIDGTLSTWIGEPQENYGWYWLYLARKTLMENKDRMGQADWERAYEYLLRAEASDWFWWYGSDQDSGQDYTFDRYLKTYLYEMYKLAGVEPPSYLFGNYFPDGEPYTTRALVGLKEGEIKNFSSMSPSSSGVSVYFDGDGLHFVVKGNLNEFEVSIWEKGKRVGNTFTLLQEKPGELRYSMFPFSRDSVGLMITKHIVYRNGKAEIYGATDYESNEKLGEATVKETSGGIEVVVPFDYIETPDDFYFAVSTVKDGNLDVISTPVELRLPTEVKGVPIVDITDPEGDDYGPGTYTYPTDKVFVEGAFDLLRFRMLEQTDSYVMEFYFKNLGGNPWNGPNGFSLQIIEVYLDFKDGGNSSAIKMFPDGPGANVNLDPDHPWDVAFRIAGWDYGNLIVLPNGTALQGEMQISADPVKNAIIVKVPKKYIQINEDYGLWGVVLTGSQDGYGPDKWRPVAVEAEQWKVGGADPQAVINNVAPRVMDLLAPAGFKPTQEEQLSSYDANEIKLATVKALPLLKQGIVVNDPEGDDHGPGTYTYPTDKVFVPGHLDLLKFKMVEGSDDWTLEFYFKELGGNPWNGPNGFSLQIIEAYFDFKDGGNTSAIKMFPDGPGSNVQLDPAHPWDLALRIAGWDYGNLIVLPDGTSIQGELQISADPTRNAIVVKVPKKYLSISDYGLYASILVGSQDGFGPDKWRPVAVQAEQWKLGGADPQAVIDNLAPRVVDMLIPEGFKPTQEEQLSSYDLEKKTLATVLMISLVEGTGGEQPTPTETPTETKTETTSTPSETTTTPSETTTTPSTTSPSETTTTTTPEEGGGICGPGIILALAVAPLLLRRRR; encoded by the coding sequence ATGAAGAGATGGATTGCCCTGCTGCTGGCAATACTCGTTGTGGGGAGCATCGTTGGAGCGAACGTTAAGACCGTTGGAGCGGCTGAACCAAAGCCGCTGAACGTGATAATAGTCTGGCACCAGCACCAGCCCTACTACTACGACCCGATTCAGGACATCTATACCAGACCGTGGGTCAGGCTCCACGCGGCAAACAACTACTGGAAGATGGCCTACTACCTCAGCCAGTACCCGGACGTCCACGCCACCATCGATTTATCGGGCTCGCTCATAGCCCAGCTCGCCGGCTACATGAACGGCGCCAAGGACAACTACCAGATAGTCACCGAGAAGATAGCCAACGGGGAGCCCCTCACCGTTGGCGAGAAGTGGTTCATGCTCCAGGCACCGGGAGGGTTCTTCGACCACACCATCCCCTGGAACGGCGAGCCGATAACCGACCCCAACGGCAACCCGATAAGGGACTTCTGGGACCGCTACACAGAGCTGAAGAACAAGATGATGGCTGCAAAGGCCAAGTACGCCAATCTGCCACTTGAGGAGCAGAAGGTGGCAGTGACCAACGAGTTCACCGAGCAGGACTACATAGACCTCGCTGTGCTCTTCAACCTCGCGTGGATAGACTACAACTACATAATGACCCACCCCGAGCTCAAGGCCCTCTACGACAAGGTTGACGAGGGCAGTTACACGAGGGCGGACGTTAAGACCGTTCTCGACGCCCAGATGTGGCTCCTCAACCACACCTTCGAGGAGCACGAGAAGATAAACCTCCTCCTCGGAAACGGCAACGTCGAGGTCACGGTAGTTCCCTATGCGCATCCAATAGGGCCGATACTCAACGACTTCGGCTGGGAGAGCGACTTTGATGAGCACGTCAAGAAGGCGGACGAGCTATACAAACAGTACCTCGGCGGTGGAACGGCCCTTCCGAAGGGTGGATGGGCGGCTGAGAGTGCCCTAAACGACAAGACCCTCGAAATACTGGCCGACAACGGCTGGCAGTGGGTCATGACCGACCAGATGGTTCTCGGGAAGCTCGGAATAGAGGGAACCGTCGAGAACTACTACAAACCCTGGGTGGCTGAGTTCAACGGGAAGAAAATCTACCTCTTCCCGAGAGATCACGCGCTCAGCGACCGCGTTGGCTTTACCTACGGTGGAATGAACCAGTACCAGGCTGTTGAAGACTTCGTTAACGAGCTCCTCAAGCTCCAGAAGCAGAACTACGATGGTTCTCTGGTCTATGTCGTCACCCTCGACGGCGAGAACCCGTGGGAGCACTATCCATACGACGGCAAACTCTTCCTCACCGAGCTCTACAAGAAGCTGACCGAACTCCAGGAGCAGGGCCTCATAAGAACCCTCACCCCGAGCGAGTACATCCAGCTCTACGGAGACAAGGCAAACAAGCTCACGCCGCAGATGATGGAGAGGCTGAACCTTACGGGCGACAACGTTAACGCCCTCCTCAAGGCCCAGAGCCTCGGCGAGCTCTACGACATGGTCGGGGTTAAGGAGGAGATGCAGTGGCCCGAGAGCAGCTGGATAGACGGAACCCTCTCAACGTGGATTGGTGAGCCCCAGGAAAACTACGGCTGGTACTGGCTCTACCTGGCGAGAAAGACCCTCATGGAGAACAAGGACAGGATGGGCCAGGCGGACTGGGAGAGGGCCTACGAGTACCTGCTGAGGGCTGAGGCGAGCGACTGGTTCTGGTGGTACGGAAGCGACCAGGACAGCGGGCAGGACTACACCTTCGACCGCTACCTGAAGACCTACCTCTACGAGATGTACAAGCTAGCCGGAGTCGAGCCGCCGAGCTACCTCTTCGGAAACTACTTCCCGGACGGTGAGCCCTACACCACGAGGGCCCTCGTCGGACTTAAAGAGGGTGAAATCAAGAACTTCTCCAGCATGTCGCCAAGCTCAAGCGGTGTGAGCGTTTACTTCGATGGGGATGGACTGCACTTCGTCGTTAAGGGCAACCTCAACGAGTTCGAGGTGAGCATCTGGGAGAAGGGCAAGCGCGTCGGAAACACCTTCACGCTCCTCCAGGAAAAGCCGGGCGAGCTGCGCTACTCAATGTTCCCGTTCTCCAGGGACAGCGTCGGACTGATGATAACCAAGCACATCGTTTACCGGAACGGCAAGGCGGAAATCTACGGTGCAACCGACTACGAGAGCAATGAGAAGCTCGGGGAGGCGACCGTCAAGGAGACGAGCGGGGGAATCGAGGTGGTTGTCCCCTTCGACTACATAGAGACCCCAGATGACTTCTACTTCGCGGTCTCGACCGTCAAAGACGGAAACCTTGATGTGATAAGCACCCCAGTGGAGCTCAGGCTCCCGACGGAGGTCAAGGGAGTTCCCATAGTGGACATAACCGACCCGGAGGGAGATGACTATGGTCCGGGAACCTACACCTACCCGACCGATAAGGTCTTCGTTGAGGGGGCCTTTGACCTCCTCCGCTTCAGGATGCTCGAACAGACCGACAGCTACGTTATGGAGTTCTACTTCAAGAACCTCGGTGGCAACCCGTGGAACGGGCCGAACGGCTTCAGCCTCCAGATAATCGAGGTCTACCTCGACTTCAAGGACGGCGGTAACAGCTCGGCTATTAAGATGTTCCCGGACGGGCCGGGAGCCAACGTCAACCTCGACCCCGACCACCCGTGGGACGTTGCATTCAGGATAGCCGGCTGGGACTACGGAAACCTGATAGTTCTTCCAAACGGAACGGCACTACAGGGTGAGATGCAGATTTCAGCCGACCCGGTCAAGAACGCGATAATAGTCAAAGTCCCGAAGAAGTACATTCAGATAAACGAGGATTACGGTCTCTGGGGAGTCGTCCTCACGGGAAGCCAAGACGGCTACGGTCCGGACAAGTGGAGACCGGTAGCCGTCGAAGCAGAGCAGTGGAAGGTCGGTGGAGCAGACCCACAGGCGGTTATCAACAACGTTGCCCCGCGCGTTATGGACCTGCTCGCTCCTGCCGGCTTCAAGCCGACCCAGGAGGAGCAGTTAAGCTCGTACGACGCCAACGAGATAAAGCTCGCCACGGTCAAGGCGCTTCCGCTCCTCAAGCAGGGCATAGTCGTGAACGACCCGGAGGGGGACGACCACGGTCCAGGAACCTACACCTACCCGACCGACAAGGTTTTCGTTCCGGGCCACCTCGACCTGCTCAAGTTCAAGATGGTGGAGGGTAGCGACGACTGGACGCTGGAGTTCTACTTCAAAGAGCTTGGAGGCAACCCGTGGAACGGACCCAACGGCTTCAGCCTCCAGATAATCGAGGCCTACTTTGACTTCAAGGACGGTGGAAACACGAGCGCCATCAAAATGTTCCCGGATGGACCGGGAAGCAACGTCCAGCTCGACCCAGCCCACCCGTGGGACTTGGCCCTTAGAATAGCCGGCTGGGACTACGGAAACCTCATCGTCCTCCCGGACGGAACCTCAATACAGGGAGAGCTCCAGATATCCGCGGATCCCACAAGGAACGCTATAGTGGTCAAAGTTCCGAAGAAGTACCTGAGCATCTCGGACTACGGCCTCTACGCTTCAATCCTCGTCGGCTCCCAGGACGGCTTTGGGCCGGACAAGTGGAGGCCCGTCGCCGTTCAGGCAGAACAGTGGAAGCTCGGAGGGGCAGATCCGCAGGCAGTCATAGACAACCTCGCGCCGAGGGTCGTTGACATGCTCATCCCGGAGGGCTTCAAGCCGACTCAGGAGGAGCAGTTAAGCTCCTACGACCTTGAGAAGAAGACCCTGGCCACGGTGCTCATGATATCGCTCGTTGAGGGAACCGGTGGCGAGCAACCGACGCCGACAGAGACCCCGACTGAAACTAAAACCGAGACCACATCAACACCCAGCGAGACGACGACCACCCCGAGTGAAACAACTACCACTCCATCAACAACCAGCCCCAGTGAGACCACCACAACGACCACCCCCGAAGAAGGCGGCGGAATCTGCGGTCCGGGAATAATACTTGCCCTTGCAGTGGCACCGCTCCTCCTCAGGAGGAGGCGCTGA
- a CDS encoding ABC transporter ATP-binding protein gives MAEVKLIGVWKRFGDFTAVKDMNLHVKDGEFMILLGPSGCGKTTTLRMISGLEEPTKGQIYIGDKLVADPEKGVFIPPKDRDIAMVFQSYALYPHMTVYDNIAFPLKLRKVPKQEIDQRVREVAEMLGLTELLKRKPRELSGGQRQRVALGRAIVRKPQVFLMDEPLSNLDAKLRVKMRAELKRLQKQLGVTTIYVTHDQVEAMTMGDRIAVINAGVLQQVGTPEEVYDKPANTFVAGFIGSPPMNFMDATITEDGFADFGEFKLKLLPDQVEVLREEGLIGKEVIFGIRPEDVYDAMFAQVKVPGENMVRATVDIIENLGSEKIVHLRVGEVTFLGAFRSESKVKEGQEIDVVFDMRKAHVFEKGSGKAVF, from the coding sequence ATGGCGGAAGTAAAGCTCATCGGTGTGTGGAAGCGGTTCGGGGACTTCACGGCTGTTAAGGATATGAATCTTCACGTTAAGGATGGGGAATTCATGATCCTCCTCGGGCCAAGCGGCTGCGGGAAAACAACAACCCTGAGAATGATCTCCGGCCTGGAAGAACCCACAAAAGGCCAAATCTACATTGGGGATAAGCTAGTCGCCGACCCGGAAAAAGGCGTCTTCATCCCCCCAAAAGACCGGGACATAGCCATGGTCTTCCAGAGCTACGCATTATACCCCCACATGACAGTCTACGACAACATAGCCTTCCCCCTCAAACTCAGAAAAGTTCCAAAACAGGAGATCGACCAGCGCGTCAGAGAAGTCGCGGAAATGCTCGGCTTGACAGAGCTCCTCAAAAGAAAACCGAGAGAACTCTCTGGCGGTCAAAGACAGCGCGTAGCATTGGGCAGGGCAATCGTGAGAAAACCTCAAGTCTTCCTCATGGACGAACCACTCAGCAACCTGGATGCAAAACTCAGGGTAAAAATGCGCGCGGAACTCAAGAGACTCCAGAAGCAACTGGGAGTAACCACCATTTACGTGACTCACGATCAAGTTGAAGCCATGACCATGGGTGATAGAATAGCAGTCATAAACGCTGGCGTTTTACAACAAGTGGGCACGCCAGAAGAGGTCTACGACAAACCAGCGAACACTTTCGTTGCAGGCTTCATTGGTTCACCACCAATGAACTTCATGGATGCAACAATAACAGAGGACGGTTTTGCCGACTTTGGGGAATTCAAGCTCAAACTCCTCCCGGATCAAGTTGAAGTTCTCCGCGAGGAGGGCTTGATTGGAAAGGAAGTCATCTTTGGCATTCGCCCAGAGGACGTTTACGATGCAATGTTCGCTCAAGTGAAAGTTCCAGGGGAGAACATGGTTAGAGCAACGGTTGACATTATCGAGAACTTAGGGAGTGAAAAGATAGTCCACTTGCGCGTTGGGGAAGTGACGTTCTTGGGAGCCTTCCGCTCGGAGTCCAAGGTGAAGGAAGGCCAGGAGATTGATGTGGTATTCGACATGCGCAAGGCCCACGTCTTTGAAAAGGGGAGCGGAAAGGCAGTGTTCTGA
- a CDS encoding UPF0146 family protein: MPVEDFAEFLAGKVPKGKIVELGVGFQFKVALRLKELGYDVLAIDWNPKSVKKAKELGINAARDDLFNPRLELYHGAKALYSVRPTPEIVRPILSLGEKLGLPVYILPLTGDVMPRGMKLVNYRGLPIYVAKPI; encoded by the coding sequence ATGCCAGTTGAGGATTTCGCGGAGTTTCTCGCGGGAAAAGTGCCCAAGGGGAAGATTGTGGAGCTTGGGGTAGGCTTCCAGTTCAAGGTGGCTCTTAGACTGAAGGAGCTCGGCTATGACGTTCTTGCTATAGATTGGAACCCGAAGTCCGTTAAGAAAGCGAAAGAGCTGGGCATCAACGCGGCTCGCGACGACCTCTTCAACCCGAGGCTTGAGCTCTACCACGGGGCAAAGGCGCTCTACTCGGTGAGGCCGACCCCTGAGATAGTAAGGCCCATCCTGAGTCTCGGAGAAAAGCTCGGTCTTCCAGTGTATATTCTCCCCCTAACGGGCGATGTGATGCCCAGGGGGATGAAACTGGTGAACTATCGAGGACTGCCCATATACGTAGCCAAACCTATTTAA
- the glmM gene encoding phosphoglucosamine mutase, whose product MKLFGTAGIRGVLWEKVTPELAMDIGRAMGTYIDGETVAVARDGRTSSVMLQSALISGLLSTGKEVLDFGLIPTPALAWGTREYGDGGVMITASHNPPTDNGIKVFNGDGTEFYVEQERELEGLVFSGSFRKAEWDEIKTVKPTDIIDGYIGAVLDFVNHETNLKVLYDGANGAGSVVAPYLLREMGAKVISVNAHVDGHFPGRKPEPRYENIAYLGELARELGVDLVIAQDGDADRIAVFDEKGNYINEDTVIALFAKLYVEEHSGGTVVVSIDTGSRIDHVVENAGGRVVRIPLGQPHDGIKRYGAIFAAEPWKLVHPKFGPWIDSFVTMGLLIKLIDERGKPLSEIIREEIPTYYLTKKNVKCPDEFKGIALEGAYNALKEKLGDDVKELLTISGYRFQLKDGSWVLVRPSGTEPKIRVVVEAPSERRRDELFELAYGTVRKAVEEAMKKG is encoded by the coding sequence ATGAAGCTCTTCGGAACAGCTGGAATTAGAGGCGTCCTGTGGGAGAAGGTCACGCCTGAACTTGCAATGGATATCGGAAGGGCAATGGGGACGTACATCGATGGAGAAACGGTAGCCGTTGCGAGGGACGGAAGAACCTCAAGCGTAATGCTCCAGAGCGCCCTCATCTCCGGGCTTCTCTCGACGGGAAAGGAGGTTCTTGATTTCGGGTTGATACCAACGCCCGCTTTAGCATGGGGGACTCGTGAGTACGGCGATGGTGGGGTCATGATTACAGCGAGCCACAACCCCCCCACTGACAACGGCATAAAGGTCTTCAACGGGGACGGGACTGAGTTCTACGTCGAGCAGGAGAGGGAGCTGGAGGGGCTCGTTTTCTCCGGAAGCTTCAGAAAGGCCGAGTGGGACGAGATAAAGACGGTGAAACCCACTGACATCATAGACGGCTACATTGGAGCAGTTCTCGACTTCGTGAACCACGAGACTAACCTGAAAGTCCTGTACGACGGCGCCAACGGTGCCGGGAGCGTTGTGGCGCCTTACCTGCTCCGCGAGATGGGGGCGAAAGTTATAAGCGTCAACGCCCACGTGGACGGCCACTTCCCGGGAAGAAAGCCGGAGCCGAGGTACGAGAACATAGCCTACCTCGGGGAGCTGGCGAGGGAGCTCGGCGTTGACCTGGTCATAGCGCAGGACGGCGACGCCGACAGGATAGCTGTCTTCGACGAAAAGGGGAACTACATCAACGAGGACACAGTCATAGCGCTCTTCGCAAAGCTCTACGTGGAAGAGCACAGCGGCGGAACGGTCGTCGTTTCCATAGACACCGGCTCAAGGATAGACCACGTCGTTGAGAACGCCGGCGGTAGGGTTGTAAGAATTCCCCTCGGCCAGCCACACGACGGGATAAAGAGGTACGGGGCAATCTTCGCCGCCGAACCCTGGAAGCTGGTTCATCCAAAGTTCGGGCCCTGGATAGACAGCTTCGTGACCATGGGACTTCTCATAAAGCTCATAGACGAGCGCGGAAAGCCGCTCTCGGAGATAATCCGGGAGGAGATACCGACATACTACCTCACCAAGAAGAACGTGAAGTGCCCGGACGAGTTCAAGGGTATTGCTCTTGAGGGGGCATACAATGCCCTCAAAGAGAAGCTGGGAGATGATGTTAAGGAGCTCCTCACGATTTCAGGCTACCGCTTCCAGCTGAAGGACGGCTCGTGGGTCCTCGTGAGACCGAGCGGCACCGAACCGAAGATCCGCGTCGTGGTTGAGGCCCCCAGCGAGAGGAGACGCGATGAGCTGTTTGAGCTGGCCTACGGAACCGTCAGAAAGGCCGTTGAAGAAGCCATGAAAAAGGGCTGA
- a CDS encoding MBL fold metallo-hydrolase, producing MIEITFLGSGGGRFITITQFRSTGGFHIRASRNIYVDPGPGALVRSWRYKLDPRRLDAIFVSHRHVDHCNDVEVMIEAMTGGALKKRGMLIASKSVVYGDETHTPAVSKYHMDVLESIHIPEPGSKIAIGDEELIITPTVHSDPTTIGFRMRTHYGDVSYIPDTAYFDELIEWHDGSKLLIAAVTRPRDMGIPYHLSTDDIVMMLKKMNEKPEVLVMSHIGMKMHFANPYKEAKYIETVTGVKTYVAKEGFKVMVEKNEISVRTLRPARFV from the coding sequence TTGATAGAGATTACCTTCCTTGGCAGCGGTGGTGGAAGGTTCATCACCATAACGCAGTTCCGCTCCACCGGTGGGTTCCATATTCGTGCCAGTAGGAACATCTACGTTGATCCGGGGCCGGGTGCACTGGTTCGCTCCTGGAGATACAAGCTCGACCCGAGGAGGCTGGACGCAATATTCGTCTCCCACAGGCACGTCGACCACTGCAACGACGTCGAGGTAATGATAGAGGCCATGACGGGCGGGGCTTTGAAAAAGAGGGGCATGCTCATAGCATCGAAGAGCGTCGTGTACGGCGATGAGACACACACTCCTGCGGTCAGCAAGTACCACATGGACGTCCTTGAGAGCATCCACATACCCGAACCGGGAAGCAAGATAGCCATCGGTGATGAAGAGCTGATAATAACTCCCACCGTCCACTCAGACCCCACGACGATAGGATTCCGCATGAGGACCCACTACGGTGACGTATCCTACATTCCGGACACTGCTTACTTCGATGAGCTCATAGAGTGGCACGACGGTTCGAAGCTTCTGATAGCCGCCGTGACGAGGCCTAGGGATATGGGGATACCCTACCACCTCAGCACCGACGACATCGTCATGATGCTCAAGAAAATGAACGAGAAGCCCGAAGTTCTTGTGATGAGCCACATCGGGATGAAGATGCACTTCGCGAACCCCTACAAGGAGGCCAAATACATAGAAACCGTCACCGGCGTCAAGACGTACGTCGCTAAGGAGGGCTTCAAGGTCATGGTGGAAAAGAACGAAATATCGGTTAGAACGCTGAGACCGGCTAGGTTTGTCTGA
- a CDS encoding OPT family oligopeptide transporter, which translates to MEFKPYIPSEKSLPEYTIKAFVLGVILSIVMGAANAYLGMYAGMTVSASIPAAVISMAILFAFKDRNILENNMVQTAASAGESLAAGVIFTFPALVVLGYYTTFPYYLVTIIAALGGSLGALFTVVLRRAFIVEEKLPYPEGTACAEVLIAGDRGGSHAKPILYGGIFGGLFKLLGSSGLWKGTVEAAKMVGSRVYYFGSDLSAALIAVGYIVGLNIAFLVFLGGAIAWFIAIPLYAGQMGATDLSPVDMAWVIWSTKIRYMGVGAMVVGGIWSLIKLRNPIKRGIKAGLEVAKRRQAGETVIRTEEDLPLNYVLILIAAFVIPLFLLYFHIIGSIGIAAVMAVILLIVGFLGSSIAGYLAGVVGSSNNPVSGITIMSLLFTAFVLKALGLSGMEGMAATILVAAVICTAAAIAGDTMQDLATGYLVGATPKRQQVFEIVGTFFAALVMAPVLNLLIQAYGIAGTPTAKENALAAPQAFLMAKVTEGVFTGNLEWNMIYIGAGIAIVLIVLDEILAMKGSKFRTPVMPVAVGIYLPLSLGVPIFIGGLIRYFVGKARGGGAEKPTDPGVLGAAGLIAGEALMGIFFAALIVAGVAPSVGFSSNILGILILAGIAVWLYMTGRKE; encoded by the coding sequence ATGGAGTTTAAACCGTACATACCGTCCGAAAAGTCCCTGCCGGAGTACACCATAAAGGCCTTTGTTCTGGGTGTTATTTTATCGATAGTGATGGGTGCGGCGAACGCATACCTCGGCATGTACGCCGGTATGACCGTCAGTGCCAGCATTCCAGCGGCAGTCATATCGATGGCAATACTCTTCGCCTTCAAGGACAGGAACATCCTTGAGAACAACATGGTCCAGACCGCTGCTTCAGCCGGCGAGTCCCTCGCGGCTGGAGTCATCTTCACCTTCCCGGCGCTGGTAGTCCTCGGCTACTACACGACCTTCCCGTACTACCTGGTGACCATAATAGCGGCCCTTGGAGGCTCCCTCGGTGCACTCTTCACGGTCGTACTCAGGAGGGCGTTCATAGTCGAGGAGAAGCTTCCATATCCGGAAGGTACCGCCTGTGCCGAGGTTCTCATAGCAGGGGACAGAGGGGGAAGCCACGCAAAGCCCATTCTCTACGGCGGAATCTTCGGCGGCCTCTTCAAGCTCCTCGGAAGCTCTGGCCTCTGGAAGGGCACGGTTGAGGCAGCAAAGATGGTCGGCTCCCGCGTTTACTACTTCGGAAGCGACCTCTCGGCGGCGCTCATTGCCGTCGGCTACATCGTCGGGCTCAACATAGCCTTCCTCGTCTTCCTTGGCGGTGCAATAGCCTGGTTCATAGCCATCCCGCTTTATGCCGGCCAGATGGGAGCCACAGACCTCAGCCCGGTTGACATGGCATGGGTAATTTGGAGCACCAAGATCAGGTACATGGGCGTTGGTGCAATGGTCGTCGGTGGAATCTGGAGCCTCATCAAGCTCAGGAACCCGATAAAGAGGGGCATCAAGGCCGGTCTTGAGGTCGCCAAGAGGAGGCAGGCGGGGGAGACTGTCATCAGGACGGAGGAGGACCTTCCGCTCAACTACGTGCTGATACTCATAGCAGCCTTCGTGATACCGCTGTTCCTCCTGTACTTCCACATAATCGGCTCGATAGGGATCGCGGCAGTTATGGCGGTGATACTCCTCATCGTCGGCTTCCTCGGAAGCTCAATAGCCGGCTACCTCGCGGGTGTCGTCGGTTCCTCCAACAACCCTGTCTCAGGAATCACCATTATGAGCCTGCTCTTCACGGCCTTCGTGCTCAAGGCCCTAGGCCTCAGCGGGATGGAGGGAATGGCAGCTACCATACTCGTCGCGGCGGTCATATGTACCGCAGCCGCTATAGCCGGTGACACCATGCAGGACCTCGCCACCGGTTACCTCGTTGGAGCCACGCCAAAGAGACAGCAGGTCTTCGAGATAGTCGGAACGTTCTTTGCCGCCCTCGTCATGGCCCCCGTGCTCAACCTCCTCATCCAGGCCTACGGTATAGCCGGAACTCCAACCGCCAAAGAGAACGCTTTGGCCGCCCCGCAGGCCTTCCTCATGGCCAAGGTCACCGAGGGCGTCTTCACCGGCAACCTGGAGTGGAACATGATATACATCGGAGCCGGCATAGCGATCGTCCTCATAGTTCTTGACGAGATACTCGCCATGAAGGGCTCCAAGTTCAGAACCCCTGTCATGCCCGTTGCCGTCGGCATCTATCTGCCGCTCAGCCTCGGCGTCCCGATATTCATCGGCGGCCTAATCAGGTACTTCGTCGGCAAGGCCAGGGGAGGCGGTGCAGAGAAGCCGACCGACCCGGGTGTCCTCGGTGCGGCAGGACTCATAGCCGGTGAGGCCCTCATGGGCATATTCTTCGCGGCACTGATAGTTGCAGGCGTAGCACCGAGCGTTGGCTTCAGCAGCAACATCCTTGGAATCCTCATCCTGGCAGGAATAGCCGTCTGGCTGTACATGACGGGCAGGAAGGAGTGA
- a CDS encoding PqqD family protein, translating to MEEYLNLVPVRNEKVELKKIDGKYYLLIPMDSKLDFLARKLHGEYRRIELDEVGAYTWELCDGRRTVNEIGKALKARFGNEVEPLYERLVTFLVELGKRYLVEFKRMDGIV from the coding sequence ATGGAAGAGTACCTGAACCTTGTCCCGGTACGCAACGAAAAGGTCGAGCTGAAGAAAATCGATGGGAAGTACTACCTCCTCATCCCGATGGACTCGAAGCTCGACTTTCTCGCGAGGAAGCTCCACGGCGAGTACAGGAGAATAGAACTCGATGAGGTCGGGGCATACACATGGGAGCTCTGCGACGGGAGAAGAACAGTAAATGAGATAGGGAAGGCCCTGAAGGCACGCTTTGGGAATGAAGTTGAGCCCCTCTACGAGCGCCTTGTGACGTTTCTCGTTGAACTTGGGAAGAGGTACCTGGTTGAGTTTAAAAGGATGGACGGGATAGTTTAG